The segment TCGTACTTACCTTCTTTCTGTTTCTATCGCTTGTCGACTCCCTCCCTCTTTCTGGTAAATGTCAATGGTGAAATAGCCCAAGAGAACTGTAATTAGGGGTTTTAAATTCATGTgcttttaattgaaaattttcaatattGTTCCTTGTACTTTGATACTTATTACAATAATAACCTAACCatattaaatatgatttttttactTTGTGTATCAAATGGCCTTTGGCCTAGCGGTTCATTAGGAGCAGTGATCCTAATATTACCTAAATACctttaatacattttaattattatttaaaccTTATAAATTATTTTAATCTCTATTAAATTCTTAAAACGCTAATTAAtatgttttcatttattttattatatactaaacccatGTAATCTCACACCTTAAACGTACGAAAAACTTAATTCTACATAACAGAAAACTAACTTCACTATGTGATTGCAATGATGATCGTAGAAAGTATCTAAATATATTGATATTATTAGACTCAAAATCTAACAAATATTCTATATAACATTATATTCCTTCCATTGCACGCCTCTAATAAAACTTTTTATTCCGAAATCTTTAGTTGAAGGCACACAAGATGTATTTTTTATTCATTCAACAAATTTAATTGTAATTGTAATAATCAAGTTTTATAGTCATATTAAAatgttaattatttaaaaattagacaaaaaaatattttaggtCAAACCAATGATTGGAACCCTTTCCAAACATTAAGCACGTTTCGACCCATCTAAAGAGACAAATGCGAATCAAAGTTCATAAACAAATGCACCATTTTCCATAGCCAATTGCTTGGCAAGATTTTCGTACGCTTGTGCTGCAGCTTTATTCTTTGCGAttgttttcttgttcttgttgTTTCCTATCCCAATTAACTTCTCATctacatatatttcaatttcctTTCTATCGTCCCACAAATCTTTATATTCTGATTTTATCCCGATCTTTTGGAACATTTCATTAAACCTCGTAACAGGGTTTAAGTTAAGGTTTTCTGGTATGACCAAAGGTTGTAACAAGTTCATCACCACCTACAAATCCAAAATCAAGTTAATTGTCAGAATTCATAGACTCTCAAAATCGTTATATCAAGATACATTTGTTACATGAGCCTAGACTTTCTAGGCTTGATCATATATCCCATGTTATAAAATGAAGGTATGAGTGGGTTGAACGATGTCATGATTTACCTCCCATGTAGCATCGACCAATAAATTGGTGTCAACATAGACAACACCAACTAGAGACTCGAGAATATCTGCAAAGATCTTAGGCGAATGGATCAAACCAGTGGAGTGCAATGGGTATTCCTTGATTCCTTCTATGAGTTCTTGAatcttcatatatatgtgtattcTTAGTTGGAGGTGATAGTGTATATATTAGCTTGAATCGGAGAaagaatgaaaaagaaaaagttgaAACAAAATCAAGATTACCCATTCATCATATAAATGATCCTGGTGCCTGAGAAACCGATGTAAGCCATGTTTGAAGGCAGCACGAGCCAAAGCTTCGATGTCTATATTGGCAGCACGCAACCGAGTCAACTCACCAGATGTCATATCCGGGTACAGGAGATAGTGTTCTTTGGCAATCATAAGGTTCAGAAACGAGCCGCCAAGGTACTCTAGTCGTTCATAGGATTCAGAACAATCGATATCTTTGTAAGTATAATGAGTAAAAGCTTCTTTCAACAAGCCTTTGTTTTTGAATTCATACCCTATAATCTTCTCCACCTCCTTCAAACTCGGCTGCAAAGATGAGTCTGACATGATGACGGACCCGTTCATTTAGCTCCTAATCACTAATGCCACAAAAATGCCTTTAATTTGACAGAATTTAAGCGTGTATCCAAGAGAATACACCAAACTACTGAATAGTTCTGCTACATGATTgaacaataatataaaaaatacagTTAAGAATTTCATGTTTAAACAAGTTGGATTTTATTACTTAATGTTGTTATATACTCTCTCCCatgttttaatttattattatgatttatttacgATTTATTTACGTATGAATGTCaaatttttatttgttattatatGTTTGTGCTATATTGTTTCTAACATAATCATCTTTTCTATACTTTTTCACTGCTTGATGTTGGAAATTATAGAGGTTTTATAGCAAATTGGCTAAGGCTTAAATTGATTAAGAGATAGGCCAACCTACAAATTGGAAATTCAAATATTTTATCTAGATTACTATTAAAAAGTTTCTTATAAAATCAATTATAAAGGATGAAACCTAAACATTTTATTTCGAAAAAAAATAACCCGATTTTAGGCTAATTAGTTAGTCaaataaatatgtatatataagAATAACATTCTTGATATAATTGACTTTTCATACATATGAGAAGAGTCTTGAAAATATTGACTTTTCTTTCTTCAAACCGATCAAATTTTTGCATGATATTTTAGATATTAAATTACAATTTCAGAATAATATGAACATATATTCTTAAATAATGtgatactaggtgtgagacctgtGTACTACACGggttaataaaaataaatgttaaaCCAAATGGTTTTTGGCTTAGCGGTAAGGAGTGACTCTCTCAAATAGTAGATCATGCGTTCAAGTCTCTTAGGAGACACATATAGTATTTAGGAGTAGATTAATTAGTTTGCcatttcaaaaaaacaaaaaaataaaatgaaacaaaTGTTAAATATGACGTTTAAATAGtaaacatctttaaaaatttaatgGTGATATTATCATGTTTATACAAtgatatataaaatttaataaacttaaaaagaaaaaagataatTATACATGGTGATATGAAACTTACTATTATTGCATTCTTTTTTCCATAAAAAGgcttataataatataattgaCATGTTATTTCAAGTTATTTATGTTGTCACAAAAAATAAAAGGTTCATCGATCCAAATGGTTGAGAATGCAAATTTTAATTTGAACAAAAGAtgtaaaagaatatatatatatatatatatatatatatatatatatatatatatatatatatatatatatatatatatatatatatatatgtgtgtgtgtgtgtgtgtgtgtgtgtgtgtgtcggtgtcatatttcataaaagaaatgcatCAGAAAATATCATCaccattaaaatatatttatgatatatgttatgtttttgttaaatataa is part of the Lactuca sativa cultivar Salinas chromosome 7, Lsat_Salinas_v11, whole genome shotgun sequence genome and harbors:
- the LOC111911997 gene encoding ribonuclease 3-like protein 3, encoding MNGSVIMSDSSLQPSLKEVEKIIGYEFKNKGLLKEAFTHYTYKDIDCSESYERLEYLGGSFLNLMIAKEHYLLYPDMTSGELTRLRAANIDIEALARAAFKHGLHRFLRHQDHLYDEWIQELIEGIKEYPLHSTGLIHSPKIFADILESLVGVVYVDTNLLVDATWEVVMNLLQPLVIPENLNLNPVTRFNEMFQKIGIKSEYKDLWDDRKEIEIYVDEKLIGIGNNKNKKTIAKNKAAAQAYENLAKQLAMENGAFVYEL